One genomic window of Punica granatum isolate Tunisia-2019 chromosome 1, ASM765513v2, whole genome shotgun sequence includes the following:
- the LOC116209323 gene encoding kinesin-like protein KIN-6 isoform X2 has product MQEESRRVESPVSPPPCPGTVTVRRNPHRRARPTPKTGLRSSSKKPEIPNVPSFPIQDILAIDLPPNPTPAPAPAPAPVEAPISENLKVYVRIRPISIELPESVKDSSKRDVSSRYRVKHRVARSSPKKRDATAKKKSCEICVTATSASSVSLSPPKDLQEAKRIKEEVFEGFSHVFRTDSSQNEVYERMVKPLVEDFLRGTSGMLAALGPSGSGKTHTVFGSPRDPGIVPRVLQQIFGQTDGNTNSSQRSFYLSMFQICSERGKAEKAFDLSNGVELSMHQSTIKGLQEVVVTDVGHAESLIEAGMLRRATAMTNSNSQSSRSQCIINIRDVGSRHNGEVDVPMSNANLTFVDFAGAEREKKTGNQGERLLESNFINNTSMVFGLCLRSLLEHQKNPKKPLPKHFQNSLLTRYLRDYLEGKKRMALILTVKPGGEDYLETSQFLQQAAPFMKIKFNNVEETSGVVRNKRQTTAMPRTEHAKRVKISRTKASVTEEEKSRSAKDENREDRVLLHFARAMWNVLNEYKRKLKVAESEIESLRENYANETIRTAELEKELKNLKEGCNCINIYSTEAPLAQRYANTDLDASASPGADEPSISESSDEVERKVHSCLLQTPECNMQNERLTTFIWNDNMKHAGDSDPPQAQGHLDPNTHTRDHLVLMEDESVKVVSSLCGLDSFDVRAQEEYDVSVREPAFDVSSSSQSPDKAFVKQDKEYVKTESEQPCGNEDSCGEDSELDSSRNMENLKDTGGSSEPHVLVRKDSCSTVELDDLKSNGYEVSSEQPAEVNKDVASTQVSSSANEDSGGDLEDSKLDNSRGVENLGATDRLEGFADVGSSFQPNVLVRKDSCSTVELDDLKSDGEEVSSDQPAEVNKYVASTQVSSSVNQPEKLLKSESSPKLPNQEKPRRRLLPASSVLLRNMSYWNIDDETEKPKGNRGGKKKEKDAKEELRTKGSATLLRLLKGDLL; this is encoded by the exons ATGCAAGAAGAGAGCAGAAGAGTAGAATCGCCGGTGAGCCCGCCTCCGTGTCCCGGCACAGTGACCGTCCGAAGGAATCCTCATCGGAGAGCTCGGCCCACTCCCAAAACTGGCCTACGGTCGTCTTCGAAGAAGCCGGAAATACCCAATGTCCCTTCTTTTCCTATTCAAGACATATTGGCGATTGATCTTCCCCCAAACCCTACTCCTGCGCCGGCCCCAGCCCCAGCCCCAGTCGAAGCTCCTATATCAGAGAACCTGAAGGTGTACGTCCGTATCCGCCCGATCAGCATCGAGCTCCCAGAATCAGTGAAGGATTCAAGCAAACGTGACGTTTCTTCAAGGTACAGGGTGAAACACAGGGTTGCTCGAAGCTCTCCAAAGAAGAGAGATGCGACCgcgaagaagaagagctgTGAAATTTGCGTTACTGCAACCTCTGCGAGCTCGGTCAGCCTATCTCCTCCAAAGGATCTGCAGGAGGCTAAGCGCATTAAAGAGGAAGTGTTTGAAGGCTTCTCTCACGTGTTCCGTACAGATTCCTCTCAG AATGAAGTGTACGAAAGGATGGTGAAACCACTTGTAGAAGACTTCCTGAGAGGGACTAGCGGAATGTTAGCTGCTCTTGGGCCTAGTGGCTCTGGGAAGACGCATACAGTTTTTGGGTCTCCAAGAGATCCTGGGATCGTGCCTCGTGTGCTGCAACAGATATTTGGGCAAACAGATGGCAACACGAACAGCTCCCAAAG GTCATTCTACTTATCAATGTTCCAAATATGTTCCGAAAGAGGAAAAGCCGAAAAGGCTTTTGATCTATCTAATGGGGTGGAATTATCTATGCACCAGTCAACTATAAAGGGTCTACAGGAG GTAGTCGTTACTGATGTTGGGCATGCAGAATCTTTAATAGAAGCTGGAATGTTGAGGCGTGCTACTGCAATGACAAACTCAAATAGTCAGTCAAG CCGGTCTCAGTGCATTATCAACATCCGAGACGTAGGTTCCAGGCATAATGGAGAAGTCGATGTTCCAATGAGTAATGCCAATCTGACATTTGTTGACTTCGCTGGGGcggaaagagagaagaaaactgGGAATCAG GGGGAGAGATTACTAGAGAGTAACTTCATCAATAATACATCAATGGTCTTTGGTCTGTGCTTGAGA TCCTTGCTGGAGCACCAAAAGAATCCAAAAAAGCCTTTGCCGAAGCATTTTCAGAACTCTTTG TTAACAAGGTATTTGCGAGATTACCTAGAAGGCAAGAAAAGGATGGCTTTG ATCTTGACAGTAAAGCCTGGTGGAGAGGACTACCTTGAAACCTCCCAATTCCTACAACAGGCAGCACCTTTTATGAAAATCAA GTTCAACAATGTCGAAGAAACATCTGGTGTAGTTCGCAATAAGAGACAGACTACAGCAATGCCTAGAACTGAGCATGccaaaagagtgaaaatcagcAGGACTAAGGCTTCTGTG actgaagaagaaaagagtaGAAGTGCTAAGGATGAAAATAGAGAGGATCGAGTACTGCTACATTTTGCTCGTGCAATGTGGAATGTGTTGAACGAATACAAGAGAAAACTTAAG GTGGCAGAAAGTGAGATTGAGAGTCTTCGAGAAAATTATGCAAATGAAACGATAAGAACCGCGGAGCTCGAAAAGGAATTGAAAAATCTGAAGGAGGGCTGTAATTGCATTAACATATATTCCACAGAAGCCCCCTTAGCGCAAAGATATGCAAATACAGACTTAGACGCCTCTGCTTCACCAGGAGCAGATGAGCCCAGCATTTCTGAATCCTCTGATGAG GTTGAGAGGAAGGTTCATTCATGTCTTCTTCAGACACCTGAATGCAACATGCAAAACGAACGCCTCACCACTTTCATATGGAATGACAAT ATGAAGCATGCTGGTGACTCTGATCCTCCACAAGCTCAAGGCCACCTGGATCCAAATACTCACACAAGGGACCATCTTGTGTTAATGGAAGATGAATCA GTGAAAGTGGTTTCTTCACTTTgtgggctcgattcttttgatGTCCGAGCTCAAGAAGAATATGATGTCAGT GTAAGAGAACCAGCTTTTGATGTCAGCAGTTCTTCTCAGTCTCCTGACAAAGCCTTTGTTAAGCAAGATAAAGAG TATGTCAAAACTGAGAGTGAACAGCCCTGTGGGAATGAAGACAGCTGCGGAGAAGACTCGGAACTGGATAGTTCTCGCAATATGGAAAATTTAAAAG ATACAGGGGGTTCCTCTGAGCCACATGTGCTGGTTCGGAAAGACAGCTGTTCAACTGTTGAGCTTGATGACCTCAAAAGCAATGGTTATGAG GTATCCTCAGAGCAACCTGCAGAAGTGAACAAAGATGTTGCATCTACTCAGGTTTCCAGCTCTGCGAATGAAGACAGCGGGGGAGACTTGGAAGACTCTAAACTGGACAATTCGCGCGGTGTGGAAAATTTAGGAG CAACTGATCGGCTTGAAGGTTTTGCAGACGTGGGGAGCTCCTTTCAGCCAAATGTGCTGGTCCGGAAAGACAGCTGTTCGACTGTTGAGCTTGATGACCTCAAAAGCGATGGCGAAGAG GTGTCGTCGGACCAACCTGCAGAAGTGAACAAATATGTTGCATCTACTCAGGTTTCTAGCTCTGTGAATCAGCCAGAGAAGTTACTTAAATCGGAGTCTTCGCCTAAACTTCCCAATCAGGAGAAACCAAGAAG GAGGTTGCTGCCTGCCTCATCAGTGCTGTTGAGGAACATGAGTTATTGGAACATCGACGATGAGACCGAAAAGCCAAAG GGAAATAGAGGcgggaagaaaaaggaaaaggatgCTAAAGAAGAATTAAGAACAAAGGGCAGCGCCACGCTGCTTAGATTGCTGAAAGGCGACCTTCTATAA
- the LOC116209323 gene encoding kinesin-like protein KIN-6 isoform X3, whose translation MQEESRRVESPVSPPPCPGTVTVRRNPHRRARPTPKTGLRSSSKKPEIPNVPSFPIQDILAIDLPPNPTPAPAPAPAPVEAPISENLKVYVRIRPISIELPESVKDSSKRDVSSRYRVKHRVARSSPKKRDATAKKKSCEICVTATSASSVSLSPPKDLQEAKRIKEEVFEGFSHVFRTDSSQNEVYERMVKPLVEDFLRGTSGMLAALGPSGSGKTHTVFGSPRDPGIVPRVLQQIFGQTDGNTNSSQRSFYLSMFQICSERGKAEKAFDLSNGVELSMHQSTIKGLQEVVVTDVGHAESLIEAGMLRRATAMTNSNSQSSRSQCIINIRDVGSRHNGEVDVPMSNANLTFVDFAGAEREKKTGNQGERLLESNFINNTSMVFGLCLRSLLEHQKNPKKPLPKHFQNSLLTRYLRDYLEGKKRMALILTVKPGGEDYLETSQFLQQAAPFMKIKFNNVEETSGVVRNKRQTTAMPRTEHAKRVKISRTKASVTEEEKSRSAKDENREDRVLLHFARAMWNVLNEYKRKLKVAESEIESLRENYANETIRTAELEKELKNLKEGCNCINIYSTEAPLAQRYANTDLDASASPGADEPSISESSDEVERKVHSCLLQTPECNMQNERLTTFIWNDNMKHAGDSDPPQAQGHLDPNTHTRDHLVLMEDESVKVVSSLCGLDSFDVRAQEEYDVREPAFDVSSSSQSPDKAFVKQDKEQYVKTESEQPCGNEDSCGEDSELDSSRNMENLKDTGGSSEPHVLVRKDSCSTVELDDLKSNGYEVSSEQPAEVNKDVASTQVSSSANEDSGGDLEDSKLDNSRGVENLGATDRLEGFADVGSSFQPNVLVRKDSCSTVELDDLKSDGEEVSSDQPAEVNKYVASTQVSSSVNQPEKLLKSESSPKLPNQEKPRRRLLPASSVLLRNMSYWNIDDETEKPKGNRGGKKKEKDAKEELRTKGSATLLRLLKGDLL comes from the exons ATGCAAGAAGAGAGCAGAAGAGTAGAATCGCCGGTGAGCCCGCCTCCGTGTCCCGGCACAGTGACCGTCCGAAGGAATCCTCATCGGAGAGCTCGGCCCACTCCCAAAACTGGCCTACGGTCGTCTTCGAAGAAGCCGGAAATACCCAATGTCCCTTCTTTTCCTATTCAAGACATATTGGCGATTGATCTTCCCCCAAACCCTACTCCTGCGCCGGCCCCAGCCCCAGCCCCAGTCGAAGCTCCTATATCAGAGAACCTGAAGGTGTACGTCCGTATCCGCCCGATCAGCATCGAGCTCCCAGAATCAGTGAAGGATTCAAGCAAACGTGACGTTTCTTCAAGGTACAGGGTGAAACACAGGGTTGCTCGAAGCTCTCCAAAGAAGAGAGATGCGACCgcgaagaagaagagctgTGAAATTTGCGTTACTGCAACCTCTGCGAGCTCGGTCAGCCTATCTCCTCCAAAGGATCTGCAGGAGGCTAAGCGCATTAAAGAGGAAGTGTTTGAAGGCTTCTCTCACGTGTTCCGTACAGATTCCTCTCAG AATGAAGTGTACGAAAGGATGGTGAAACCACTTGTAGAAGACTTCCTGAGAGGGACTAGCGGAATGTTAGCTGCTCTTGGGCCTAGTGGCTCTGGGAAGACGCATACAGTTTTTGGGTCTCCAAGAGATCCTGGGATCGTGCCTCGTGTGCTGCAACAGATATTTGGGCAAACAGATGGCAACACGAACAGCTCCCAAAG GTCATTCTACTTATCAATGTTCCAAATATGTTCCGAAAGAGGAAAAGCCGAAAAGGCTTTTGATCTATCTAATGGGGTGGAATTATCTATGCACCAGTCAACTATAAAGGGTCTACAGGAG GTAGTCGTTACTGATGTTGGGCATGCAGAATCTTTAATAGAAGCTGGAATGTTGAGGCGTGCTACTGCAATGACAAACTCAAATAGTCAGTCAAG CCGGTCTCAGTGCATTATCAACATCCGAGACGTAGGTTCCAGGCATAATGGAGAAGTCGATGTTCCAATGAGTAATGCCAATCTGACATTTGTTGACTTCGCTGGGGcggaaagagagaagaaaactgGGAATCAG GGGGAGAGATTACTAGAGAGTAACTTCATCAATAATACATCAATGGTCTTTGGTCTGTGCTTGAGA TCCTTGCTGGAGCACCAAAAGAATCCAAAAAAGCCTTTGCCGAAGCATTTTCAGAACTCTTTG TTAACAAGGTATTTGCGAGATTACCTAGAAGGCAAGAAAAGGATGGCTTTG ATCTTGACAGTAAAGCCTGGTGGAGAGGACTACCTTGAAACCTCCCAATTCCTACAACAGGCAGCACCTTTTATGAAAATCAA GTTCAACAATGTCGAAGAAACATCTGGTGTAGTTCGCAATAAGAGACAGACTACAGCAATGCCTAGAACTGAGCATGccaaaagagtgaaaatcagcAGGACTAAGGCTTCTGTG actgaagaagaaaagagtaGAAGTGCTAAGGATGAAAATAGAGAGGATCGAGTACTGCTACATTTTGCTCGTGCAATGTGGAATGTGTTGAACGAATACAAGAGAAAACTTAAG GTGGCAGAAAGTGAGATTGAGAGTCTTCGAGAAAATTATGCAAATGAAACGATAAGAACCGCGGAGCTCGAAAAGGAATTGAAAAATCTGAAGGAGGGCTGTAATTGCATTAACATATATTCCACAGAAGCCCCCTTAGCGCAAAGATATGCAAATACAGACTTAGACGCCTCTGCTTCACCAGGAGCAGATGAGCCCAGCATTTCTGAATCCTCTGATGAG GTTGAGAGGAAGGTTCATTCATGTCTTCTTCAGACACCTGAATGCAACATGCAAAACGAACGCCTCACCACTTTCATATGGAATGACAAT ATGAAGCATGCTGGTGACTCTGATCCTCCACAAGCTCAAGGCCACCTGGATCCAAATACTCACACAAGGGACCATCTTGTGTTAATGGAAGATGAATCA GTGAAAGTGGTTTCTTCACTTTgtgggctcgattcttttgatGTCCGAGCTCAAGAAGAATATGAT GTAAGAGAACCAGCTTTTGATGTCAGCAGTTCTTCTCAGTCTCCTGACAAAGCCTTTGTTAAGCAAGATAAAGAG CAGTATGTCAAAACTGAGAGTGAACAGCCCTGTGGGAATGAAGACAGCTGCGGAGAAGACTCGGAACTGGATAGTTCTCGCAATATGGAAAATTTAAAAG ATACAGGGGGTTCCTCTGAGCCACATGTGCTGGTTCGGAAAGACAGCTGTTCAACTGTTGAGCTTGATGACCTCAAAAGCAATGGTTATGAG GTATCCTCAGAGCAACCTGCAGAAGTGAACAAAGATGTTGCATCTACTCAGGTTTCCAGCTCTGCGAATGAAGACAGCGGGGGAGACTTGGAAGACTCTAAACTGGACAATTCGCGCGGTGTGGAAAATTTAGGAG CAACTGATCGGCTTGAAGGTTTTGCAGACGTGGGGAGCTCCTTTCAGCCAAATGTGCTGGTCCGGAAAGACAGCTGTTCGACTGTTGAGCTTGATGACCTCAAAAGCGATGGCGAAGAG GTGTCGTCGGACCAACCTGCAGAAGTGAACAAATATGTTGCATCTACTCAGGTTTCTAGCTCTGTGAATCAGCCAGAGAAGTTACTTAAATCGGAGTCTTCGCCTAAACTTCCCAATCAGGAGAAACCAAGAAG GAGGTTGCTGCCTGCCTCATCAGTGCTGTTGAGGAACATGAGTTATTGGAACATCGACGATGAGACCGAAAAGCCAAAG GGAAATAGAGGcgggaagaaaaaggaaaaggatgCTAAAGAAGAATTAAGAACAAAGGGCAGCGCCACGCTGCTTAGATTGCTGAAAGGCGACCTTCTATAA
- the LOC116209323 gene encoding kinesin-like protein KIN-6 isoform X5 has protein sequence MQEESRRVESPVSPPPCPGTVTVRRNPHRRARPTPKTGLRSSSKKPEIPNVPSFPIQDILAIDLPPNPTPAPAPAPAPVEAPISENLKVYVRIRPISIELPESVKDSSKRDVSSRYRVKHRVARSSPKKRDATAKKKSCEICVTATSASSVSLSPPKDLQEAKRIKEEVFEGFSHVFRTDSSQNEVYERMVKPLVEDFLRGTSGMLAALGPSGSGKTHTVFGSPRDPGIVPRVLQQIFGQTDGNTNSSQRSFYLSMFQICSERGKAEKAFDLSNGVELSMHQSTIKGLQEVVVTDVGHAESLIEAGMLRRATAMTNSNSQSSRSQCIINIRDVGSRHNGEVDVPMSNANLTFVDFAGAEREKKTGNQGERLLESNFINNTSMVFGLCLRSLLEHQKNPKKPLPKHFQNSLLTRYLRDYLEGKKRMALILTVKPGGEDYLETSQFLQQAAPFMKIKFNNVEETSGVVRNKRQTTAMPRTEHAKRVKISRTKASVTEEEKSRSAKDENREDRVLLHFARAMWNVLNEYKRKLKVAESEIESLRENYANETIRTAELEKELKNLKEGCNCINIYSTEAPLAQRYANTDLDASASPGADEPSISESSDEVERKVHSCLLQTPECNMQNERLTTFIWNDNMKHAGDSDPPQAQGHLDPNTHTRDHLVLMEDESVKVVSSLCGLDSFDVRAQEEYDVSVREPAFDVSSSSQSPDKAFVKQDKEQYVKTESEQPCGNEDSCGEDSELDSSRNMENLKDTGGSSEPHVLVRKDSCSTVELDDLKSNGYEVSSEQPAEVNKDVASTQVSSSANEDSGGDLEDSKLDNSRGVENLGGFADVGSSFQPNVLVRKDSCSTVELDDLKSDGEEVSSDQPAEVNKYVASTQVSSSVNQPEKLLKSESSPKLPNQEKPRRRLLPASSVLLRNMSYWNIDDETEKPKGNRGGKKKEKDAKEELRTKGSATLLRLLKGDLL, from the exons ATGCAAGAAGAGAGCAGAAGAGTAGAATCGCCGGTGAGCCCGCCTCCGTGTCCCGGCACAGTGACCGTCCGAAGGAATCCTCATCGGAGAGCTCGGCCCACTCCCAAAACTGGCCTACGGTCGTCTTCGAAGAAGCCGGAAATACCCAATGTCCCTTCTTTTCCTATTCAAGACATATTGGCGATTGATCTTCCCCCAAACCCTACTCCTGCGCCGGCCCCAGCCCCAGCCCCAGTCGAAGCTCCTATATCAGAGAACCTGAAGGTGTACGTCCGTATCCGCCCGATCAGCATCGAGCTCCCAGAATCAGTGAAGGATTCAAGCAAACGTGACGTTTCTTCAAGGTACAGGGTGAAACACAGGGTTGCTCGAAGCTCTCCAAAGAAGAGAGATGCGACCgcgaagaagaagagctgTGAAATTTGCGTTACTGCAACCTCTGCGAGCTCGGTCAGCCTATCTCCTCCAAAGGATCTGCAGGAGGCTAAGCGCATTAAAGAGGAAGTGTTTGAAGGCTTCTCTCACGTGTTCCGTACAGATTCCTCTCAG AATGAAGTGTACGAAAGGATGGTGAAACCACTTGTAGAAGACTTCCTGAGAGGGACTAGCGGAATGTTAGCTGCTCTTGGGCCTAGTGGCTCTGGGAAGACGCATACAGTTTTTGGGTCTCCAAGAGATCCTGGGATCGTGCCTCGTGTGCTGCAACAGATATTTGGGCAAACAGATGGCAACACGAACAGCTCCCAAAG GTCATTCTACTTATCAATGTTCCAAATATGTTCCGAAAGAGGAAAAGCCGAAAAGGCTTTTGATCTATCTAATGGGGTGGAATTATCTATGCACCAGTCAACTATAAAGGGTCTACAGGAG GTAGTCGTTACTGATGTTGGGCATGCAGAATCTTTAATAGAAGCTGGAATGTTGAGGCGTGCTACTGCAATGACAAACTCAAATAGTCAGTCAAG CCGGTCTCAGTGCATTATCAACATCCGAGACGTAGGTTCCAGGCATAATGGAGAAGTCGATGTTCCAATGAGTAATGCCAATCTGACATTTGTTGACTTCGCTGGGGcggaaagagagaagaaaactgGGAATCAG GGGGAGAGATTACTAGAGAGTAACTTCATCAATAATACATCAATGGTCTTTGGTCTGTGCTTGAGA TCCTTGCTGGAGCACCAAAAGAATCCAAAAAAGCCTTTGCCGAAGCATTTTCAGAACTCTTTG TTAACAAGGTATTTGCGAGATTACCTAGAAGGCAAGAAAAGGATGGCTTTG ATCTTGACAGTAAAGCCTGGTGGAGAGGACTACCTTGAAACCTCCCAATTCCTACAACAGGCAGCACCTTTTATGAAAATCAA GTTCAACAATGTCGAAGAAACATCTGGTGTAGTTCGCAATAAGAGACAGACTACAGCAATGCCTAGAACTGAGCATGccaaaagagtgaaaatcagcAGGACTAAGGCTTCTGTG actgaagaagaaaagagtaGAAGTGCTAAGGATGAAAATAGAGAGGATCGAGTACTGCTACATTTTGCTCGTGCAATGTGGAATGTGTTGAACGAATACAAGAGAAAACTTAAG GTGGCAGAAAGTGAGATTGAGAGTCTTCGAGAAAATTATGCAAATGAAACGATAAGAACCGCGGAGCTCGAAAAGGAATTGAAAAATCTGAAGGAGGGCTGTAATTGCATTAACATATATTCCACAGAAGCCCCCTTAGCGCAAAGATATGCAAATACAGACTTAGACGCCTCTGCTTCACCAGGAGCAGATGAGCCCAGCATTTCTGAATCCTCTGATGAG GTTGAGAGGAAGGTTCATTCATGTCTTCTTCAGACACCTGAATGCAACATGCAAAACGAACGCCTCACCACTTTCATATGGAATGACAAT ATGAAGCATGCTGGTGACTCTGATCCTCCACAAGCTCAAGGCCACCTGGATCCAAATACTCACACAAGGGACCATCTTGTGTTAATGGAAGATGAATCA GTGAAAGTGGTTTCTTCACTTTgtgggctcgattcttttgatGTCCGAGCTCAAGAAGAATATGATGTCAGT GTAAGAGAACCAGCTTTTGATGTCAGCAGTTCTTCTCAGTCTCCTGACAAAGCCTTTGTTAAGCAAGATAAAGAG CAGTATGTCAAAACTGAGAGTGAACAGCCCTGTGGGAATGAAGACAGCTGCGGAGAAGACTCGGAACTGGATAGTTCTCGCAATATGGAAAATTTAAAAG ATACAGGGGGTTCCTCTGAGCCACATGTGCTGGTTCGGAAAGACAGCTGTTCAACTGTTGAGCTTGATGACCTCAAAAGCAATGGTTATGAG GTATCCTCAGAGCAACCTGCAGAAGTGAACAAAGATGTTGCATCTACTCAGGTTTCCAGCTCTGCGAATGAAGACAGCGGGGGAGACTTGGAAGACTCTAAACTGGACAATTCGCGCGGTGTGGAAAATTTAGGAG GTTTTGCAGACGTGGGGAGCTCCTTTCAGCCAAATGTGCTGGTCCGGAAAGACAGCTGTTCGACTGTTGAGCTTGATGACCTCAAAAGCGATGGCGAAGAG GTGTCGTCGGACCAACCTGCAGAAGTGAACAAATATGTTGCATCTACTCAGGTTTCTAGCTCTGTGAATCAGCCAGAGAAGTTACTTAAATCGGAGTCTTCGCCTAAACTTCCCAATCAGGAGAAACCAAGAAG GAGGTTGCTGCCTGCCTCATCAGTGCTGTTGAGGAACATGAGTTATTGGAACATCGACGATGAGACCGAAAAGCCAAAG GGAAATAGAGGcgggaagaaaaaggaaaaggatgCTAAAGAAGAATTAAGAACAAAGGGCAGCGCCACGCTGCTTAGATTGCTGAAAGGCGACCTTCTATAA